In Nymphaea colorata isolate Beijing-Zhang1983 chromosome 5, ASM883128v2, whole genome shotgun sequence, one genomic interval encodes:
- the LOC126410062 gene encoding uncharacterized protein LOC126410062 isoform X2 has product MSDPAWQWCTRVNPKDRLRVKCNYCKQIISGGISRFKHHIAGTHSDVAACNGSQEIPLPAYVKHQCQQLLDAVKASRIEKDMEDAEEGYGDPHEGEESEGEDVQLEQEDVGVSLGTTKGKGIMHGGGSSATATRKRRGASISSVSRGRGRSQGRTGGGRVPTMKSSNMSGSIKNFFPNYTAAGAQPEIRIAKKDIIEAADETIGRWFYDASIPFNAANSYHYQPIADAIASVGRGYKMPSFHKLRGCSVMADGWTDIKNRTLDLGERDDMKLTVHRCQEITKFIYNHAYVLNVMRKFTNGAELIRPAQTRFATNVLNVQGIVKQRSSLRQMFSSDDWAAYPHAYKRKATTVVDTIFDADFWESCVHLLKICVPLVKVLRLVDRKIDLLLDIYTSLWIEPRRPLEII; this is encoded by the exons atgtcggatcctgcatggcagtggtgtacaagggtgaatcccaaagatagattaagagttaagtgcaattattgtaagcaaatcatatcaggagggatttctcgctttaaacaccatatagctggtacacacagcgatgtggctgcttgcaatggctcccaagagataccattgccagcgtatgtaaagcaccagtgtcagcagcttcttgatgcagtgaaagcaagtaggattgaaaaggacatggaagatgcggaggaaggatatggggacccacatgaaggggaagaaagtgaaggtgaagatgttcaacttgaacaagaagatgttggtgtcagtttgggaacaactaaagggaaaggcatcatgcatggaggtggttcttctgcaactgcaaccagaaaaagaagaggtgcaagtataagttcagtttcacgaggacgtggcagaagtcagggtcgtactggtggtggtagagtacctactatgaagtcgagcaatatgtctggttcgatcaagaatttttttcccaattatactgctgctggtgctcagcctgagattcgtatagccaaaaaggatattattgaagcagcagatgaaaccataggaaggtggttctatgatgcatccattcccttcaatgcagcaaactcttatcattatcagcctatagcagatgcgattgctagtgtagggcgagggtataaaatgccctcttttcataaattgcgag gatgcagtgtaatggcagatgggtggacagacatcaagaacagaacattg gatcttggtgaaagagatgatatgaagttgacagttcatagatgccaagaaatcacgaagtttatttacaatcatgcttatgtcttgaatgtgatgaggaaattcacaaatggggctgaattaattcgacctgcacaaacacggtttgctacaaatgttttgaatgtgcagggtatagtcaagcaaagatcttctctcaggcagatgttttcaagtgatgattgggctgcatatccacatgcctataaaagaaaggctacgacagttgtggataccatcttcgatgctgacttttgggaatcatgtgtccacttattgaagatttgtgtacctctagtgaaagtcctcagattagttgataggaagatagaccttctattggatatttatacgagtctatggatagagccaaggaggccattagagataatatga
- the LOC126410062 gene encoding uncharacterized protein LOC126410062 isoform X1 — protein sequence MSDPAWQWCTRVNPKDRLRVKCNYCKQIISGGISRFKHHIAGTHSDVAACNGSQEIPLPAYVKHQCQQLLDAVKASRIEKDMEDAEEGYGDPHEGEESEGEDVQLEQEDVGVSLGTTKGKGIMHGGGSSATATRKRRGASISSVSRGRGRSQGRTGGGRVPTMKSSNMSGSIKNFFPNYTAAGAQPEIRIAKKDIIEAADETIGRWFYDASIPFNAANSYHYQPIADAIASVGRGYKMPSFHKLRGCSVMADGWTDIKNRTLVNSLVYCPLGTMFLKSVDLSDTPKTADVLFGIFDKVIEEVGPENVVKFITDNAANYKAAGEMLAARYGTFYWSPCAAHCVNLMLQDLGERDDMKLTVHRCQEITKFIYNHAYVLNVMRKFTNGAELIRPAQTRFATNVLNVQGIVKQRSSLRQMFSSDDWAAYPHAYKRKATTVVDTIFDADFWESCVHLLKICVPLVKVLRLVDRKIDLLLDIYTSLWIEPRRPLEII from the exons atgtcggatcctgcatggcagtggtgtacaagggtgaatcccaaagatagattaagagttaagtgcaattattgtaagcaaatcatatcaggagggatttctcgctttaaacaccatatagctggtacacacagcgatgtggctgcttgcaatggctcccaagagataccattgccagcgtatgtaaagcaccagtgtcagcagcttcttgatgcagtgaaagcaagtaggattgaaaaggacatggaagatgcggaggaaggatatggggacccacatgaaggggaagaaagtgaaggtgaagatgttcaacttgaacaagaagatgttggtgtcagtttgggaacaactaaagggaaaggcatcatgcatggaggtggttcttctgcaactgcaaccagaaaaagaagaggtgcaagtataagttcagtttcacgaggacgtggcagaagtcagggtcgtactggtggtggtagagtacctactatgaagtcgagcaatatgtctggttcgatcaagaatttttttcccaattatactgctgctggtgctcagcctgagattcgtatagccaaaaaggatattattgaagcagcagatgaaaccataggaaggtggttctatgatgcatccattcccttcaatgcagcaaactcttatcattatcagcctatagcagatgcgattgctagtgtagggcgagggtataaaatgccctcttttcataaattgcgag gatgcagtgtaatggcagatgggtggacagacatcaagaacagaacattggtaaactcccttgtatattgcccccttggtactatgttcttaaaatctgttgatttgtctgatactcctaagactgctgatgtgttgtttgggatttttgataaagttatagaagaagttgggcctgaaaatgtcgtaaaatttatcactgataatgcagcaaattataaagctgcaggtgaaatgttagcagcacgatatgggacattttattggagtccatgtgctgctcactgtgtaaatcttatgcttcaggatcttggtgaaagagatgatatgaagttgacagttcatagatgccaagaaatcacgaagtttatttacaatcatgcttatgtcttgaatgtgatgaggaaattcacaaatggggctgaattaattcgacctgcacaaacacggtttgctacaaatgttttgaatgtgcagggtatagtcaagcaaagatcttctctcaggcagatgttttcaagtgatgattgggctgcatatccacatgcctataaaagaaaggctacgacagttgtggataccatcttcgatgctgacttttgggaatcatgtgtccacttattgaagatttgtgtacctctagtgaaagtcctcagattagttgataggaagatagaccttctattggatatttatacgagtctatggatagagccaaggaggccattagagataatatga
- the LOC116255069 gene encoding uncharacterized protein LOC116255069 isoform X1: MLNGNCVPFHPNLISVFIQLTAPDLLFINWTKYFSFYVGGGCWQPQNMFPHRRGQSLAGLSRDNRRNLLTTSLDELQHSAISARLERVSIGGPVASKPKIVSAGMDDLLTSDGGKHDYDWLLTPPGTPSGESKPSLLVLAPAPAPIRAPATRFGSATRSSRIPGSQSETTTQVKPTRSRSTSRPTTPSSFLSSSQASKSVLNTSSMSVNSRPSTPTRRTVAPSSQSRPSTPSRTKPPAVSSRPSTPTSRPQIPSTVKPSPVKPTVTPPVTRTASRPSTPTRTASRPSTPTRRLSTETPVPVSSPIVRSPSMATTTRSPALASRARSPSPRPHSRQPLAVHDFSKEVPLNLRTTAPERPNSATRSRPGSSDSIHSTEHTSNGGGTVRKPSPVRGRDHPVSKERVLANGHGTGHMENTGMRVPVSRPPSSTVDNGGFGRTISKKSMDMAIRHMDIRHSTGNMRSLSGSAIFPQSIRSTTPKIRSSNLPDNQPPNRTSNTKILENGNAGNLSDYENGKDRSHIVDLIAERLAVKLKEAEKMKETDLSISTRYDSFLLKEDLKNTEWLHSIDDQSSIFDHRFEQLPEPFGS, translated from the exons ATGCTGAATGGAAACTGCGTACCTTTTCATCCTAACCTTATCTCTGTTTTCATTCAACTGACAGCTCCAGATCTCCTCTTCATCAACTGGACCAAATACTTTTCTTTCTATG TTGGTGGTGGTTGTTGGCAGCCTCAAAATATGTTTCCGCACAGGAGAGGTCAGAGCCTCGCCGGATTGTCCAGGGACAATCGGCGTAATCTCCTCACTACTTCATTGGATGAGTTGCAGCATTCAGCAA TTTCTGCAAGATTGGAGAGAGTCTCAATAGGAGGGCCGGTGGCCTCCAAACCTAAGATCGTATCTGCAGGGATGGACGATCTATTGACATCAGATGGAGGGAAGCATGACTATGACTG GCTCCTCACACCACCAGGAACTCCATCAGGTGAGAGCAAGCCATCTTTACTGGTACtggcaccggcaccggcaccaaTACGGGCACCGGCAACTAGGTTCGGATCTGCGACAAGGTCTTCAAGG ATCCCAGGTAGTCAGTCAGAGACGACTACCCAAGTGAAACCCACAAGAAGCAGATCCACCTCACGTCCTACAACCCCATCATCCTTCTTGTCTAGTTCTCAAGCCTCCAAATCAGTCCTCAATACCAGCTCCATGTCAGTCAATTCCAGACCATCAACTCCTACTCGCCGAACAGTAGCTCCTTCGTCTCAATCGAGACCATCAACTCCATCCAGAACTAAACCACCGGCAGTCTCTTCAAGACCCTCCACACCCACCTCTAGGCCGCAAATTCCATCAACAGTAAAACCATCTCCAGTAAAGCCCACGGTGACACCTCCGGTTACACGAACTGCTTCCCGGCCCTCAACTCCTACACGGACTGCTTCCCGGCCCTCCACTCCTACTCGACGCCTATCTACAGAAACTCCTGTCCCCGTCTCATCCCCTATTGTAAGATCTCCATCCATGGCTACAACCACCCGCAGCCCTGCTCTTGCATCCCGTGCTAGGTCTCCAAGCCCTCGGCCACACAGCAGGCAACCTTTAGCTGTTCATGACTTTTCTAAAGAAGTGCCACTAAACCTGAGAACCACAGCACCAGAGAGGCCAAACTCTGCCACCAGAAGCCGGCCTGGGAGCTCAGATTCTATTCACAGCACTGAACATACTAGTAATGGAGGAGGAACAGTAAGGAAGCCATCTCCTGTAAGAGGAAGAGATCATCCTGTCTCCAAGGAGCGTGTGCTTGCAAATGGGCATGGTACTGGCCATATGGAGAACACAGGCATGCGGGTACCTGTATCAAGGCCACCATCCTCGACAGTTGATAATGGTGGATTCGGAAGGACGATATCAAAGAAATCAATGGACATGGCTATCAGGCATATG GATATCAGACATAGCACAGGGAACATGCGTTCGCTGTCAGGCAGTGCCATTTTCCCTCAGAGTATCCGGTCAACCACACCAAAGATCCGATCATCGAACTTGCCAGATAATCAACCACCCAACAGAACCAGCAATACTAAGATTTTGGAAAATGGTAATGCCGGAAACCTTTCAGACTATGAGAATGGGAAGGATAGGAGCCACATTGTTGACTTAATTGCGGAGCGACTAGCTGTGAAGCTGAAAGAAGCtgagaagatgaaagaaacagACCTCTCCATCAGCACTCGTTATGATTCATTCTTGCTAAAAGAAGACTTGAAGAATACAGAATGGCTGCATAGCATCGACGATCAGAGTTCAATCTTTGACCATCGATTTGAACAACTCCCAGAGCCCTTTGGCTCATAA
- the LOC116255069 gene encoding uncharacterized protein LOC116255069 isoform X2, giving the protein MAQRDIGGGCWQPQNMFPHRRGQSLAGLSRDNRRNLLTTSLDELQHSAISARLERVSIGGPVASKPKIVSAGMDDLLTSDGGKHDYDWLLTPPGTPSGESKPSLLVLAPAPAPIRAPATRFGSATRSSRIPGSQSETTTQVKPTRSRSTSRPTTPSSFLSSSQASKSVLNTSSMSVNSRPSTPTRRTVAPSSQSRPSTPSRTKPPAVSSRPSTPTSRPQIPSTVKPSPVKPTVTPPVTRTASRPSTPTRTASRPSTPTRRLSTETPVPVSSPIVRSPSMATTTRSPALASRARSPSPRPHSRQPLAVHDFSKEVPLNLRTTAPERPNSATRSRPGSSDSIHSTEHTSNGGGTVRKPSPVRGRDHPVSKERVLANGHGTGHMENTGMRVPVSRPPSSTVDNGGFGRTISKKSMDMAIRHMDIRHSTGNMRSLSGSAIFPQSIRSTTPKIRSSNLPDNQPPNRTSNTKILENGNAGNLSDYENGKDRSHIVDLIAERLAVKLKEAEKMKETDLSISTRYDSFLLKEDLKNTEWLHSIDDQSSIFDHRFEQLPEPFGS; this is encoded by the exons ATGGCGCAAAGAGACA TTGGTGGTGGTTGTTGGCAGCCTCAAAATATGTTTCCGCACAGGAGAGGTCAGAGCCTCGCCGGATTGTCCAGGGACAATCGGCGTAATCTCCTCACTACTTCATTGGATGAGTTGCAGCATTCAGCAA TTTCTGCAAGATTGGAGAGAGTCTCAATAGGAGGGCCGGTGGCCTCCAAACCTAAGATCGTATCTGCAGGGATGGACGATCTATTGACATCAGATGGAGGGAAGCATGACTATGACTG GCTCCTCACACCACCAGGAACTCCATCAGGTGAGAGCAAGCCATCTTTACTGGTACtggcaccggcaccggcaccaaTACGGGCACCGGCAACTAGGTTCGGATCTGCGACAAGGTCTTCAAGG ATCCCAGGTAGTCAGTCAGAGACGACTACCCAAGTGAAACCCACAAGAAGCAGATCCACCTCACGTCCTACAACCCCATCATCCTTCTTGTCTAGTTCTCAAGCCTCCAAATCAGTCCTCAATACCAGCTCCATGTCAGTCAATTCCAGACCATCAACTCCTACTCGCCGAACAGTAGCTCCTTCGTCTCAATCGAGACCATCAACTCCATCCAGAACTAAACCACCGGCAGTCTCTTCAAGACCCTCCACACCCACCTCTAGGCCGCAAATTCCATCAACAGTAAAACCATCTCCAGTAAAGCCCACGGTGACACCTCCGGTTACACGAACTGCTTCCCGGCCCTCAACTCCTACACGGACTGCTTCCCGGCCCTCCACTCCTACTCGACGCCTATCTACAGAAACTCCTGTCCCCGTCTCATCCCCTATTGTAAGATCTCCATCCATGGCTACAACCACCCGCAGCCCTGCTCTTGCATCCCGTGCTAGGTCTCCAAGCCCTCGGCCACACAGCAGGCAACCTTTAGCTGTTCATGACTTTTCTAAAGAAGTGCCACTAAACCTGAGAACCACAGCACCAGAGAGGCCAAACTCTGCCACCAGAAGCCGGCCTGGGAGCTCAGATTCTATTCACAGCACTGAACATACTAGTAATGGAGGAGGAACAGTAAGGAAGCCATCTCCTGTAAGAGGAAGAGATCATCCTGTCTCCAAGGAGCGTGTGCTTGCAAATGGGCATGGTACTGGCCATATGGAGAACACAGGCATGCGGGTACCTGTATCAAGGCCACCATCCTCGACAGTTGATAATGGTGGATTCGGAAGGACGATATCAAAGAAATCAATGGACATGGCTATCAGGCATATG GATATCAGACATAGCACAGGGAACATGCGTTCGCTGTCAGGCAGTGCCATTTTCCCTCAGAGTATCCGGTCAACCACACCAAAGATCCGATCATCGAACTTGCCAGATAATCAACCACCCAACAGAACCAGCAATACTAAGATTTTGGAAAATGGTAATGCCGGAAACCTTTCAGACTATGAGAATGGGAAGGATAGGAGCCACATTGTTGACTTAATTGCGGAGCGACTAGCTGTGAAGCTGAAAGAAGCtgagaagatgaaagaaacagACCTCTCCATCAGCACTCGTTATGATTCATTCTTGCTAAAAGAAGACTTGAAGAATACAGAATGGCTGCATAGCATCGACGATCAGAGTTCAATCTTTGACCATCGATTTGAACAACTCCCAGAGCCCTTTGGCTCATAA
- the LOC116255069 gene encoding uncharacterized protein LOC116255069 isoform X3: MDDLLTSDGGKHDYDWLLTPPGTPSGESKPSLLVLAPAPAPIRAPATRFGSATRSSRIPGSQSETTTQVKPTRSRSTSRPTTPSSFLSSSQASKSVLNTSSMSVNSRPSTPTRRTVAPSSQSRPSTPSRTKPPAVSSRPSTPTSRPQIPSTVKPSPVKPTVTPPVTRTASRPSTPTRTASRPSTPTRRLSTETPVPVSSPIVRSPSMATTTRSPALASRARSPSPRPHSRQPLAVHDFSKEVPLNLRTTAPERPNSATRSRPGSSDSIHSTEHTSNGGGTVRKPSPVRGRDHPVSKERVLANGHGTGHMENTGMRVPVSRPPSSTVDNGGFGRTISKKSMDMAIRHMDIRHSTGNMRSLSGSAIFPQSIRSTTPKIRSSNLPDNQPPNRTSNTKILENGNAGNLSDYENGKDRSHIVDLIAERLAVKLKEAEKMKETDLSISTRYDSFLLKEDLKNTEWLHSIDDQSSIFDHRFEQLPEPFGS, from the exons ATGGACGATCTATTGACATCAGATGGAGGGAAGCATGACTATGACTG GCTCCTCACACCACCAGGAACTCCATCAGGTGAGAGCAAGCCATCTTTACTGGTACtggcaccggcaccggcaccaaTACGGGCACCGGCAACTAGGTTCGGATCTGCGACAAGGTCTTCAAGG ATCCCAGGTAGTCAGTCAGAGACGACTACCCAAGTGAAACCCACAAGAAGCAGATCCACCTCACGTCCTACAACCCCATCATCCTTCTTGTCTAGTTCTCAAGCCTCCAAATCAGTCCTCAATACCAGCTCCATGTCAGTCAATTCCAGACCATCAACTCCTACTCGCCGAACAGTAGCTCCTTCGTCTCAATCGAGACCATCAACTCCATCCAGAACTAAACCACCGGCAGTCTCTTCAAGACCCTCCACACCCACCTCTAGGCCGCAAATTCCATCAACAGTAAAACCATCTCCAGTAAAGCCCACGGTGACACCTCCGGTTACACGAACTGCTTCCCGGCCCTCAACTCCTACACGGACTGCTTCCCGGCCCTCCACTCCTACTCGACGCCTATCTACAGAAACTCCTGTCCCCGTCTCATCCCCTATTGTAAGATCTCCATCCATGGCTACAACCACCCGCAGCCCTGCTCTTGCATCCCGTGCTAGGTCTCCAAGCCCTCGGCCACACAGCAGGCAACCTTTAGCTGTTCATGACTTTTCTAAAGAAGTGCCACTAAACCTGAGAACCACAGCACCAGAGAGGCCAAACTCTGCCACCAGAAGCCGGCCTGGGAGCTCAGATTCTATTCACAGCACTGAACATACTAGTAATGGAGGAGGAACAGTAAGGAAGCCATCTCCTGTAAGAGGAAGAGATCATCCTGTCTCCAAGGAGCGTGTGCTTGCAAATGGGCATGGTACTGGCCATATGGAGAACACAGGCATGCGGGTACCTGTATCAAGGCCACCATCCTCGACAGTTGATAATGGTGGATTCGGAAGGACGATATCAAAGAAATCAATGGACATGGCTATCAGGCATATG GATATCAGACATAGCACAGGGAACATGCGTTCGCTGTCAGGCAGTGCCATTTTCCCTCAGAGTATCCGGTCAACCACACCAAAGATCCGATCATCGAACTTGCCAGATAATCAACCACCCAACAGAACCAGCAATACTAAGATTTTGGAAAATGGTAATGCCGGAAACCTTTCAGACTATGAGAATGGGAAGGATAGGAGCCACATTGTTGACTTAATTGCGGAGCGACTAGCTGTGAAGCTGAAAGAAGCtgagaagatgaaagaaacagACCTCTCCATCAGCACTCGTTATGATTCATTCTTGCTAAAAGAAGACTTGAAGAATACAGAATGGCTGCATAGCATCGACGATCAGAGTTCAATCTTTGACCATCGATTTGAACAACTCCCAGAGCCCTTTGGCTCATAA